In bacterium, the sequence TAGCGAACAAAATTATCTTTTCCAATGCTAAAAAATACTCCGAAATGATTTAAAAACCCGGGCAGGGTTGCGCCAGCGTCTCAAAGCTTAATACTTTTTCCGGTCGGGGCTACCGCAGGTCCCGTATGTTGCTAACATCCTAGCATGCGGACCAGGCTGGGAGCAAGCTGGGATTTCTTCCTTGCGGATGGAAGCGATTATCTCTATAATTCTCAAAAAATCGTCATGAGATAGAAGGAAACGGAAAATGAAAAAAGAAAGTGTACTGCTGCATATTTGCTGCGCACCGGATGCCACTGCGGTTTTTGAACAACTCCGGACTACTTATGATGTTGTGGGGTTTTTTCATAATCCTAATATTTATCCTGTTCAGGAATATGCCAAGCGTCTGCAAACGGCGCGCCATGTTGCCGAGGAAATGGGATTTACGCTTTGGGAGGGTACCACGTCTTCTGCTGCCTGGTACAAGCATATTAAGGGGTTGGAACAGGAACCGGAAAAGGGGAAGCGGTGTGAAGCTTGTTTTGATTATAATTTAGACGCAACAGCTTGTTTCGCTGCGCAGCATTCTATTCCGTGGTTTACCACGACACTCTCAATTTCTCCGCATAAACGGTCGGATGTTATTTTTCGCGTTGGCAGGGCGGCGGCGGAAAAACATGGGGTGGGTTTTCTTGAAATAGATTTCAAGAAAAAAGAAGGATTTAAGCGCAGTTTGCAGCTTTCCCGGGAAATGTCCCTCTACCGTCAGCATTATTGCGGATGCGAATTTTCAATACCAGGTGAGAAGGATGCCTGAATTACCTGAAGTTGAAACCGTCCGCCGGGTGCTGCATAAGCATTTGCCGGGACATCAAATCCGTGCGGTTCAAATAGAACGCCCCAAAATGCTGCGCGGGCAATCCAAGACAACCTTTATCCGGTCATTGATAAACCAAAAAATTGTGAAAGTCGAGCGCCGGGCAAAATATCTTATTATCCGGTTGCAAACCGGGAGTCTGCTTATTCATCTGGGGATGAGCGGGCAGGTTTTTACCTCTGGCGGGAAAAAACCAGCTGTTGCCGCCGGTAGTGTACTGCCGGACAAACATACGCATCTGCGGATGAGATTGGATAAAGATTTTTTACTCTATGGCCGCGATCCGCGTATGTTTGGCCGCTATCAGTATCTATCGCCGGAAGCGGAAAAAGATTTTTTTTTCGGAATGGGTCCGGAACCGTTGGGGAAGCATTTTACGCCGGAGTATTTGTTCGGGATATTGAAATTGCGCCGGTCTTCCCTCAAAGCGCTTCTGTTGAACCAGAAAGTGATTGCCGGATTGGGAAATATTTATACGGATGAAGCTCTTTTTCAGGCCCGGTTATCGCCTTTTCTGGCCGGGGAAAATTTAACCCGTGCACAGACGCTGCGTTTGCATACAGCTATCCGGACTATTTTAAAAAAGGCGATTTGTGCGCGCGGCACCAGTATTTCCGATTATCTTGATCCCCGCCACAAGAAGGGGACGTTTCAACAGCAATTGCGGGTTTATGGACAGGAAGGAAATGCCTGCCCTGCTTGCCGGACATTGATCCGTAAGACGGTTTTAGCGCAGCGCGGGACTCATTGGTGTCCGCGCTGTCAGGTTTCCTGAAAATCGGGCAATTAACGGAAGATGACGATTTTTTGAAGGGGCAGAGCCGTCTTTTTTTTATTGATGAAAGTGAGACGATAATAGAAGATACCGGCAGGTAGATCACCAATATGCCAGCTGATTTTTTGTTGGGGCTGCTGTTGGTGCAGCGAAGCAATACGCTCTCCGGAAATTTCATAAATATCAATTCTTACCCGGTGAAAATTAACCGTTTTCCAGTAGAACCAGATGCATTTTTTTTTTGGATCGGGCAGGACACGATAGCTGCGATTTTTAAAATTAAAGGTCGGCGTGGCAATGAAAGTTTTTTTTCGTTTCACCTGTTTGTCAACCGGGTTCCACAAACGGTTATAAGCCCGGTTGTACCATTCGTCGGACTCGGAAAGTGGTGTTTCTAAAAACGGCTGATGGGCGGCAGGCGGTGAATTGGAATCAACAATGTCATTCCTGCCCGGATTGATGACCGGTACAGTGGCGGCATCAATCGGGAACGGGTTATGAGAAAATTGCACGAACAGGATAAAAATAATGCTTGCTGCGCGTATTTTCATGGCCGGTCCGGCTTTCCTGGACAGAGGTGAAAACCGCTGAATACTCCCTCTTTTGTTCCTGTCTATTAGACTCTGAACCAATCGGAAATATTTCAATAATAGTAAGAATTTTTTCTTTTTTCAGAAGAAGAAAAAGCTATTTTTCCAGGGCTTTTTTAAGCGCAGGCAGGATTGCCTGGGTCGCGCTGCGTCCGGCATCAATCAGCGCCTTTTTTTGGGTAAAATCAGTAATTCCGATCGTGCCCACATCAGGGCGGATCATGAAATCAAATTCTTTTTCCCGGAGCTGTACAATTTCATCCCCCATGATATCAATGGATTCCAAAATGACGGTTAAGGCATTGGGCGGGTTGTTGGAAAAATGTTTCCGCGGTTTGGCGATATTGACACCGATAATAATATCCGCACCCATTTCGCGTGCGACATCAGGCGCCAGATTCCCTTTGACACCGCCATCTACCAGCAATTGGTCATGAAAGACAACCGGCGCAAAAACACCGGGAACAGAAATACTGGCACGGATCGCCTCGCGCAGTAATCCCTTGCGAAAGACCTTTTTTTTGCCGGTATTCAGGTCGACCGCCACGATGGCGAGCGGGATTTTCATGTCTTCGAGAAATTGTGTTTGAATATTGGTGTCAACATAAGTTTGGATGGCATCGCCTTTGGCCAAGCCATCCGTAATATTAAATACTTTAAAGTCAAAGATCTCTTTCTTCTCGATTTTAAAAGCCTTCCATTCCACCTGGAAAGAATCGCCGGAGTCTGCGTAAAGGGCCCCGATCAGGCTCCCGACACTGACGCCGACAATCATATCAATGGGAATGCCGGCAGCTTCCAGTTCCCGGATAACCCCCACATGGGCAAAGCCGCGTGCACCGCCGCCGCCCAGGACCAAAGCGATTTTTTGGGGTTGAACCTGTTTGCCCGGTGTATTTGCACAGCCGGCCAGCAGTAAAAGCGGCAGGATGAAAATAATCGTGAGCTGACAGAAGCGTTTACCGGTTTGCATGGAAAACTCCTTGTTTGGGTGAAAAATCAGGGACAATCATTTTTGGTACGTCAAAGCAATAGAAATGATATACAATAGAATCGTCTGATTGACAATAGGAAACCGAAAAATTAGCGGCGGAGGATGCATGCCGGAGAAAAAATCTACAAAAGTGATTAGAGAAAAGGCAACAATGGTGCGCCGTAAGCTCGTCCGGCATAATTATTTATACTATGTGTTGGCGCAGCCGGAAATCAGTGACCAAGCGTATGACTTCATGTATAAGCAATTGCTGGAATTGGAATTACAGTATCCGGACTGTATTGTATTTGATTCGCCGACACAGCGGGTGGGTGGCGAATCCCTGGAAGGTTTTCAAAGCGTACAACATGCGGAAGCGATGCT encodes:
- a CDS encoding epoxyqueuosine reductase QueH, whose amino-acid sequence is MKKESVLLHICCAPDATAVFEQLRTTYDVVGFFHNPNIYPVQEYAKRLQTARHVAEEMGFTLWEGTTSSAAWYKHIKGLEQEPEKGKRCEACFDYNLDATACFAAQHSIPWFTTTLSISPHKRSDVIFRVGRAAAEKHGVGFLEIDFKKKEGFKRSLQLSREMSLYRQHYCGCEFSIPGEKDA
- the mutM gene encoding bifunctional DNA-formamidopyrimidine glycosylase/DNA-(apurinic or apyrimidinic site) lyase, whose protein sequence is MPELPEVETVRRVLHKHLPGHQIRAVQIERPKMLRGQSKTTFIRSLINQKIVKVERRAKYLIIRLQTGSLLIHLGMSGQVFTSGGKKPAVAAGSVLPDKHTHLRMRLDKDFLLYGRDPRMFGRYQYLSPEAEKDFFFGMGPEPLGKHFTPEYLFGILKLRRSSLKALLLNQKVIAGLGNIYTDEALFQARLSPFLAGENLTRAQTLRLHTAIRTILKKAICARGTSISDYLDPRHKKGTFQQQLRVYGQEGNACPACRTLIRKTVLAQRGTHWCPRCQVS
- a CDS encoding patatin-like phospholipase family protein, with amino-acid sequence MQTGKRFCQLTIIFILPLLLLAGCANTPGKQVQPQKIALVLGGGGARGFAHVGVIRELEAAGIPIDMIVGVSVGSLIGALYADSGDSFQVEWKAFKIEKKEIFDFKVFNITDGLAKGDAIQTYVDTNIQTQFLEDMKIPLAIVAVDLNTGKKKVFRKGLLREAIRASISVPGVFAPVVFHDQLLVDGGVKGNLAPDVAREMGADIIIGVNIAKPRKHFSNNPPNALTVILESIDIMGDEIVQLREKEFDFMIRPDVGTIGITDFTQKKALIDAGRSATQAILPALKKALEK